Below is a window of Aeromonas veronii DNA.
GAAGAGGTTCACCACCGGAATGGCGGAGAAGAGGGTGACCAAAGCGCCAAAGCTCAGGCACTTGCCGCGGCGCTGCTTCAAGGCATCGCGCATGGTGATGAAGCCGATCTTGTGGTTGTCGAACGGATAGTCCACATACTGGATGGCCATCATCCAGGCGCTGAACAGGAACCAGAGCACCGGCGCCAGAGTCTGGCCCACCACCGGGATCAGGAACAGGATCAGGCAGCCGATGGCCTTGGGCAGGTAATATTTCAGCTTGGTCCATTCGCGGCCGAAGGTGCGCGGCACATCCTTGACGATATCCAGCATGCCGCTGTCATTGGCAGGCTGGCCGGTGAGGATCTGTTCTACCTTCTCTGCCAGCAGGCCGTTGAAGGGGGCGGCTACCCAGTTGGCGACCGAGCTGAAGATAAAGGAGAAGACCACCAGGATGGTGATGAGGGCGATGGGCCACAGCAGGTAGTCCAGCCAGTCGAGCCAGGCGGGGATCTGCTGATGGAGCCAGGCGAACAGGCCGTCCAGCTGCAGCAGTAGGGCATAGAAGGCCCCGGAAAACAGCACGAAGTTGACCAGCAAGGGGATCAGCACGAAGGTGCGGATGCCGGGCTGACGAATGAGCGAGAAGCCGCGCAGGAAGTAGTCTGCACCGCTGATCGAGTCTTTTACCATACGGGGGGAGTGGCTCATCTGAGCTCCATCTGTTCATGGGAAACTGCCTGCATATTACAAACAAGCCTTTGATTTGGTAAAGTCGCCGACTATTCCTTATTTCTTGCCGTGGCGACTGAAAAGCGGGCATGGATGGGGATTATGCCTGCATATTACAAACAAAGCCGGGTCTGGATTTGGTAAAATCGCCTGCTCACCTCCTCTTTATTTAGCCACTGATACAGGTCGCCATGCGTCTGAAACTGATCAAACTCGCCGGCTTCAAGTCGTTTGTCGAGCCGACCCGCATCGAACTGTCGGCAGACATGACCGCCGTGGTGGGCCCCAATGGCTGTGGCAAATCCAACGTCATCGACGCGGTGCGCTGGGTACTGGGGGAGAGCTCCGCCCGCCATCTGCGCGGTGAGAACATGACCGATGTCATCTTCAACGGCTCCATCAATCGCAGTGCGCACGGGCGCGCCTCGGTCGAGCTGGTGTTTGACAATCCCCACAACCGGGTGCCCGGCGAGTTCGGCCGCTTTACCGAGATCTCGGTGCGCCGCGAAGTGCTGCGCGACGGCTCCAACCACTATCAGATCAACGGCCAGAAGTGCCGCCGCAAGGATGTGACCGACCTCTTCCTCGGCACCGGTCTTGGCCCCCGCAGCTACGCCATCATCGAGCAGGGCACGGTCAGCCGACTGGTGGAGTCACGTCCGGCCGATCTCAAGCTCTTTATGGAAGAGGCCGCCGGGGTCTCCCGCTACAAGGAGCGGCGCCGCGAGACCGAGCAGCGTATTCGCCACACTCAGGAGAATCTGGAGCGCCTCGGCGATATTCGCGGCGAGCTGGGCTCGCGCCTTGACCACCTCAAAGCCCAGGCCGAGACCGCCGAGCGCTACAAACAGCTCAAGAGTCGTTCGCGCGCGGCCCGCGCCGAGCTGATTGGCTCCGAATTGTGGGCGCTGGAGACGCGCCTTGGCGAGGCCAAAACCGAACTGGCGCAGGCCGAGCAGGCGCTGGCGGCGCTCGATGCCAAGCGCACCGCCGATGACGGGCGCCACGTCACCCTATCGGTTGCCAGACAAGAGGCACAAGCCGAGCAAGCGAGTCGCCAACAACAGATTTTTCTCGGCGGGCAAGCCATCGCCCGTCTTGAGCAGCAACAATTGCACCAGAGTGAACTGGGGCGCGACTGGCAGGCTCGTGCTCAGGCGCTGGGCGAGCGGATCGCCACCCGCAAGGCGCAGCTTGCCAGCCAGCAGGATCAGCTGACCGAAGGGGCTCTGCGCGCTGAGCAGGAGAGCGCCCGGCTGGAGCAGTGTGAGCAGTTGCTCACCGAGCAACAGGAGGCCCGCCAGCACGCCAGCGAGCAGCTGGAGCAGGCCCGCTTGCGCCAGCAGCAGTGGCAACAACAATTGGCAGGGTTGCAGGGGCAGCTCAACCAGACCCGCACCCGGCTGGGTGGCCTGCAGGAGCTGCAAGCCAAGACCCGGCTGGCCCGCCTCAAGCTGGAA
It encodes the following:
- the cysZ gene encoding sulfate transporter CysZ, with protein sequence MSHSPRMVKDSISGADYFLRGFSLIRQPGIRTFVLIPLLVNFVLFSGAFYALLLQLDGLFAWLHQQIPAWLDWLDYLLWPIALITILVVFSFIFSSVANWVAAPFNGLLAEKVEQILTGQPANDSGMLDIVKDVPRTFGREWTKLKYYLPKAIGCLILFLIPVVGQTLAPVLWFLFSAWMMAIQYVDYPFDNHKIGFITMRDALKQRRGKCLSFGALVTLFSAIPVVNLFVMPVAICGATAMWVDHYRQEQLGR